The Aedes albopictus strain Foshan unplaced genomic scaffold, AalbF5 HiC_scaffold_135, whole genome shotgun sequence DNA window tctgttgacgatattgcgcaACGCAgagtttcgtgaaacatttccaccaggtgaaggTAGTGTGAAGTGAGCGATGGATTCTTACGAAAACTGTTCTAGGTGttccgtctgtttgtctgtggcataaCCTTCGCTGTtgctttacactgttatcacgtttacagCAATTTTCTAGAAAGCGCCTCTATCGGTACTCTAGCATAAacgccgtgtacaaaatttcaagtcgattggtttggaattgactgagttatagcgaagagtgcccaaaataccggccgctgcccaagtggttcgctaccctagatAGGCAACAAAAGACAATAGATAGATCGAGAAGTACCAAACACGAaagaaaatatgtttttttaacGATAGTTTCCCTTCAAAAATCCTCAGATTGAGATTAATCAAACACCATCGTAAGCCATTAACTGCATTTATTTGTTCAAAGATAAGAAACTTGTCCGCGCGACTTAACAGGAAATAATCGATAGTAGGTATATAGGCCGTGCCGCTACTCACAATGTGTATAAATTATTGTATTCGTCTCGAAGGACTATCTCCCTCTGCTGCTAGCTAGTTGCGATGTCGACGTAGTGTTAGGTATATGTTAACCAACGTGTGTAATACTCGTGTGTAGGCCCCTGCAAGTAATGCTAGATCATCCCAGCTATCGTCATTCGGAGCTGCGACGTCCGGTCCTGAGGGGATTAGCGGAGGGGAACTCCTTGTCGTCTATCCGCCGGGTGCGATCGGTAAAATCCTGCTCGAAAACGTGCATTTCGACCTCCTTCCGGTTGGCAAGCTTTTTCGTGGCGATCCCACTGTAACGGTCCTCCGGTATCTCGTACTGCGACACGCTAGCTGCACTGTTTCGCCTACAGTCCAGGTCGTAGTTGTACGACCGTTGCAGGTTAAGGCTGGTGGGCGGGGTCTGTAGCCGTTGGACGGCTGAAGTTGCCATCGCAGAACGACTCGCGTGGGAATGGTCTTCATTGGCCTCCGTTGCAGCGTCAATTGGAACTGGTGCTCGAAATACTGTGTCGTAGCGAGGTTTTAGGAGAGAACATATCTCTTCTATGCCTTCGAGAGATTGCTGAACTCGGCCCGTCGGATTCCCCGGCTGAGTGTGACGCCGAAGAACCTGGAGGTATTGCAAAAGTTTCGTCCGGCTTACGGACATGATGTTATAGGCTTCTTGAAGTTCAATTTTTAAAAGTTCTGGGTCCTGAAAAGAAGTTGCGATTAGAGCTAGGACTTCAGAAAATTCCTGTGGTCTTACATCTTCTAAATATCCGTCGCTAACGTTGGAATCTTTGAGAACATCTGCCTGATTGGACGCGGCAGCCGCCTTTTTGGCTGCCATAGCGGCCTTTTCTCTCAACTCAAATGCTGTTGAATTCCTCCCTGAGCTGGATCCAGCGTTACGAGGTAGGGACGACGTGCGTATCCGTTCGCTTGTCCGACCGAGAGATTGTTCAGACGACGACGCCACATGCCGTTTCGGCACAGTTGGCAACGTCGAGTATTTTAGATAATCCATTTCAATGTTCTTGGAACGCATCACAGGTTGCTGTAGAGGTTTCTTCGGCGAAGAAACGTAGATCATCGCCCCAGGTGGACGCTCGTAGATCTGATGAAGATTCAAGGGTTTGAGAAAATGTTCGTGAAAGACAACTTAAACCAAGTGAATACCTTGGGTGACTTCATGTGCAAGGCATGACGAATGATCAGGGATACATCGGCATTCGTCGGATAGCGCATTAAGTACGTCAGGCAAGTCGTATAATCACTGTAGATCACTGAAAAGATCGAAAACGTTAATGACCCATTCACATTTCATAACCCCCCGCCTACTCACATTTATCTCTTATCCTAATTAACATTGCAACGACGATAAAATTGATCAGGCTAAGTTCTTCGCTATCACCAAAGATGGCGTCCCACAGCAGTAGCAGATCCTGCAGTGCGAATTCCCTTCCGAACAGCAACCGGAGCCACCGGATGCCGAAAAGCGCCAATGGAATGTCCAGTTTCAGTAGGTGATTGTGAAGATGCAGATCCTCCTTGACAAGAATTCGGTCCTTTATGTAGTTAAGCTTTTCGACCACTTCGATTTCCGGTTTCCGTTTGGAAACGCTCGAAGCCGGATCGGGGCTGGATGAAGGAGAGGCGGGGGTAACCACTGGGAAGTACCCGGTAGCCGTGGGAACCAGATCTGTGATACGGTAGAAGGATGCGATCTTGTCCATGATTTTGGAGAAAATTGCGCTGCAACAGGAGAATGGGGAAGATAGTAGAGTGCGATTCATTGCTTGCCAATTTTGTAATTTTAAACTTACAAAGAATCCTTTTCGAGATGATTTGGATCGAGAACCGCTATGAGATTTTGActggaataacaaaaaaaaaaaaacaatacattgtGGTTAATCTTAAATGATGCAATTCGAAGTTCAATCATGATCATGCTCGATGCTCCAATTTACATCCTACTTGTTGGGGGTGAATTTTCCACCTGCACAAATACTCAATTATTGAAAGCAGTTTCCATAGTAGCAGCTCCAATGCTGAAATTTGTTTTATTGTATAGATATATTTCCTAAATCTATTGTCTTACAGTTTTGTATTCCTACTCGCGCTGCCTTAACCTCTCCAAACAACAATCAGCTGTGTGctgtaaggcaccctacacactactcaaacggtttgaccaacattgactccgcccccaggttggtggttgagttggtgctgtgtttgaccgtgtgtgatgctgcttgacgaaccgatttggcagttcgtcaaaccgatttgacggttgacggtttggtcggcaaaaatcaaaccagtttgattttactcaaaccaacggggggcggagccaatgtttgacgaaccaatcgtaccgtgtgtagtgttgttgcacaaacacagtgcgatttcaaatgggggatgatgttggtgcaaccaaagtgacatgttggtgcaacacgatttggcagttcgtcatacggttgcagaaacattcgctggttcgaccaaccagggggcggtggcaatgttggtcaaacagtttgagtagtgtgtagggtgcctaacatCATATCAGAGCTGTCAGTTTCACTGCAGACTTTATTTCTAACACATGTTTCTGAACTCTTCACAGTTCCCGAAAAGATGGTCAGTTTCACTACATAGCCAGCACATCTAAGCGGGAACTGCACTTCGTGCATATGCAAAAATATATTTCTTGGAGTCTCTTTTCCACTGACCATTCACTGACAGTGTAGAGAATTCCGTCCCCTCAGATACATCGGAAACTATTTCTTTTGTGAAGTTTTTGAACATCCACCGCAGACTGTTCACATTACCTTTCTTATACCGGAACCAATCA harbors:
- the LOC109430025 gene encoding TBC1 domain family member 5 homolog A-like (The sequence of the model RefSeq protein was modified relative to this genomic sequence to represent the inferred CDS: added 326 bases not found in genome assembly), whose translation is MLNPHSNPNGGDDPLSQSKQSLWNQHFCDQELCAVIKQDVVRTFPGVDFFRKQPIQEMMINILFCYARKYPTMCYRQGMHEILAPLIFVIHSDQQALEHIRELHPDXDLNLIAVLDPNHLEKDSFAIFSKIMDKIASFYRITDLVPTATGYFPVVTPASPSSSPDPASSVSKRKPEIEVVEKLNYIKDRILVKEDLHLHNHLLKLDIPLALFGIRWLRLLFGREFALQDLLLLWDAIFGDSEELSLINFIVVAMLIRIRDKLIYSDYTTCLTYLMRYPTNADVSLIIRHALHMKSPKIYERPPGAMIYVSSPKKPLQQPVMRSKNIEMDYLKYSTLPTVPKRHVASSSEQSLGRTSERIRTSSLPRNAGSSSGRNSTAFELREKAAMAAKKAAAASNQADVLKDSNVSDGYLEDDPELLKIELQEAYNIMSVSRTKLLQYLQVLRRHTQPGNPTGRVQQSLEGIEEICSLLKPRYDTVFRAPVPIDAATEANEDHSHASRSAMATSAVQRLQTPPTSLNLQRSYNYDLDCRRNSAASVSQYEIPEDRYSGIATKKLANRKEVEMHVFEQDFTDRTRRIDDKEFPSANPLRTGRRSSE